The Gymnodinialimonas sp. 57CJ19 genome includes a window with the following:
- the murJ gene encoding murein biosynthesis integral membrane protein MurJ translates to MMRGIFTVGFWTLASRIFGFARDILIGAFLGAGPVAEAFLIAFALPNMFRRFFAEGAFNTAFVPMFSKKVEDGSDAEGFAQDAFSGLASILIVLTLVAQLAMPWLVLAMAGGFAGDERFPLTVDYGRIAFVYILFISLAALFSGMLNATGRFAAAAAAPVLLNIILVGVLLGVSWSVPDGKMTTLVDPAEAYGRALIWAVPVAGIAQMALVWFAVYREGYRINLRLPRLTPDMRKLALIALPAMLAGGVVQVNLLVGRFVASYFEGAIAWLYYADRLYQLPLGVVGIAIGIVLLPDLSRRLRAGDDAGGRFAFSRAGELSMALTIPAAVALAVISVPLVSVLFERGEFTSDDTAATALALTVYAFGLPAFVLQKVLQPVYFAREDTRRPFHYALVAMFVNALVAIGLSVFIGFLGAAIATTAAAWVMVGLLSRGRRGLGDVAQFDDRFRTRIWRICAASVAMGIVLFASALMLGPFFGEPGLRYVALALLVALGLVSYFGFARLFGAFNLRELRGTMRGH, encoded by the coding sequence ATGATGCGCGGGATTTTCACCGTCGGCTTCTGGACATTGGCCAGCCGTATCTTCGGCTTTGCCCGTGACATCCTGATCGGCGCGTTTCTAGGCGCGGGCCCCGTGGCCGAAGCGTTCCTGATCGCCTTTGCCCTGCCGAACATGTTCCGCCGCTTCTTTGCCGAAGGCGCGTTCAACACCGCCTTTGTGCCGATGTTCTCCAAGAAGGTGGAAGACGGCTCGGATGCGGAAGGATTTGCGCAAGATGCCTTCTCGGGCCTTGCCTCGATCCTGATCGTTCTGACCCTTGTGGCGCAGCTCGCCATGCCTTGGCTGGTGCTGGCCATGGCGGGCGGTTTCGCGGGGGATGAGAGGTTTCCCCTGACCGTCGATTATGGCCGCATCGCTTTCGTCTATATCCTGTTCATCTCTCTCGCGGCGCTGTTCTCGGGCATGTTGAACGCCACGGGGCGTTTCGCCGCCGCCGCCGCCGCGCCGGTGCTGCTGAATATCATTCTCGTGGGGGTGCTTCTTGGGGTGTCATGGTCGGTGCCGGACGGCAAGATGACCACCCTTGTGGACCCGGCCGAGGCCTATGGCCGCGCCCTCATATGGGCGGTGCCCGTGGCGGGGATCGCGCAAATGGCGCTGGTCTGGTTCGCCGTGTACCGGGAAGGATATCGGATCAACCTGCGCCTGCCGCGCCTGACGCCCGACATGCGCAAACTGGCCCTGATCGCCCTGCCTGCCATGCTGGCGGGGGGCGTAGTGCAGGTAAACCTGTTGGTGGGGCGGTTCGTGGCGAGCTATTTTGAGGGCGCGATTGCGTGGCTCTACTACGCCGACCGTCTGTATCAGCTGCCCTTGGGCGTCGTGGGCATCGCCATTGGCATCGTGCTGCTGCCCGACCTGTCGCGCCGTCTGCGGGCGGGAGATGACGCAGGCGGGCGTTTCGCGTTCTCTCGCGCCGGAGAGCTGTCGATGGCCCTCACCATTCCGGCGGCGGTGGCCTTGGCGGTCATCTCGGTGCCGCTGGTCTCGGTCCTGTTCGAGCGCGGAGAGTTCACTTCTGACGATACCGCAGCCACGGCGCTGGCGCTGACGGTCTATGCATTTGGCCTGCCGGCCTTCGTGCTGCAAAAGGTGCTGCAACCGGTTTACTTCGCCCGCGAAGACACCCGCCGGCCGTTTCATTATGCGTTGGTAGCGATGTTCGTGAACGCCCTTGTGGCGATCGGTCTGTCGGTCTTCATCGGCTTTCTGGGGGCGGCCATTGCCACCACGGCGGCAGCTTGGGTTATGGTAGGGTTGCTTTCACGCGGGCGGCGCGGTTTGGGCGACGTGGCGCAATTCGACGACCGTTTCCGAACCCGGATCTGGCGCATCTGCGCGGCTTCGGTCGCGATGGGGATCGTGCTATTTGCCAGCGCCCTGATGCTTGGCCCGTTCTTTGGTGAACCGGGCCTTCGCTACGTGGCGCTGGCGCTTTTGGTGGCCCTTGGCCTTGTCAGCTACTTCGGCTTCGCCCGCCTTTTCGGTGCGTTCAACCTGCGCGAGCTTCGCGGCACCATGCGGGGCCACTAG
- a CDS encoding rhomboid family intramembrane serine protease, whose product MDQNNTSPFNALPPVVVALAVVIFGLEIMFQAATAGFLGGQGGVGWRLAAIQDYAVLNAVWDWMTSTGQYPAGHLVRFIAYPLIHGSFIHAAFVVVFILALGKMVAEVYSVAAFLAVFWFSSVMGALGFVIFTNSEYPLLGGYPGVYGLIGAFTFLVWMRAEAEGTGQMRAFSLIGVLLAIQLLFGLINGEFGNVVADFSGFVTGLALSFVVSPGGWRRMLSRLRQR is encoded by the coding sequence ATGGACCAAAACAACACCTCGCCGTTCAACGCGCTGCCCCCTGTGGTTGTGGCCCTTGCGGTGGTGATTTTCGGGCTGGAGATCATGTTCCAAGCCGCCACTGCGGGATTTCTGGGCGGCCAGGGCGGCGTCGGCTGGCGATTGGCAGCGATCCAGGATTACGCCGTGTTGAACGCGGTCTGGGATTGGATGACCTCCACCGGGCAATATCCGGCGGGGCATCTGGTGCGCTTCATTGCTTACCCGCTGATCCACGGCAGCTTTATCCACGCGGCCTTTGTGGTGGTGTTCATCCTCGCCCTCGGCAAGATGGTGGCCGAGGTCTATTCGGTCGCGGCCTTCCTTGCCGTCTTCTGGTTCTCTTCCGTCATGGGGGCGCTTGGCTTCGTGATTTTCACCAACAGCGAGTACCCGTTGCTCGGCGGCTACCCCGGCGTTTACGGGCTAATCGGCGCGTTTACCTTCTTGGTTTGGATGCGGGCCGAGGCCGAGGGCACGGGGCAGATGCGCGCGTTCTCCTTGATTGGGGTGCTCTTGGCGATCCAACTGCTGTTTGGCCTGATCAACGGAGAGTTCGGCAACGTCGTGGCCGATTTCTCGGGGTTCGTGACGGGGTTGGCCCTGTCGTTTGTGGTCAGCCCCGGCGGTTGGCGTCGCATGTTGTCGCGGTTGCGTCAGCGGTAA
- the trpS gene encoding tryptophan--tRNA ligase, with product MAETQFKPRAFSGIQPSGGLTLGNYLGALKRFAQTQDAGTHETIFCMVDMHAITARLLSPDELRNNTRELCAGFLASGVDPEKSILINQSQVPEHAQLAWIFNCVARMGWMNRMTQWKDKSGKDTEGASLGLLAYPALMAADILIYHATHVPVGDDQKQHLELTRDIAAKFNHDYGVDFFPITEPVIEGAATRVMNLQDGTKKMSKSDPADKTRINMTDDADTIAKKIKKAKTDPDPLPDAVAGLADRPDARNLVNIYAALADIDPQVVLDEHAGALFGHFKVALADLAVAKLSPISDEMSRLMDDPAEIDRILGRGAERAREITVPILEKTYDIVGMLRS from the coding sequence ATGGCCGAGACACAGTTCAAACCACGGGCATTCTCGGGCATCCAGCCTTCGGGCGGGTTGACCCTTGGTAACTATCTGGGCGCGTTGAAACGCTTTGCCCAAACGCAGGATGCTGGCACCCACGAAACGATTTTCTGCATGGTCGACATGCACGCCATCACGGCGCGCCTTCTGTCCCCCGATGAGTTGCGCAACAACACGCGCGAGCTGTGCGCAGGCTTCCTTGCGTCTGGTGTGGACCCTGAGAAATCCATCCTGATCAACCAATCCCAAGTGCCGGAACACGCGCAACTTGCCTGGATTTTCAACTGCGTCGCCCGCATGGGCTGGATGAACCGCATGACCCAGTGGAAAGACAAATCCGGCAAGGATACGGAAGGGGCCTCTCTTGGGTTGTTGGCCTATCCGGCGCTGATGGCGGCGGACATTCTGATCTATCATGCCACCCATGTTCCCGTGGGCGATGACCAGAAACAGCATCTGGAGCTGACGCGCGATATCGCCGCCAAGTTCAATCACGACTACGGCGTTGATTTCTTCCCCATCACCGAGCCGGTGATTGAGGGTGCCGCGACGCGCGTGATGAACCTGCAAGACGGCACCAAGAAGATGTCGAAGTCCGACCCGGCCGACAAGACACGCATCAACATGACCGACGACGCCGATACGATTGCCAAGAAGATCAAGAAGGCCAAGACGGACCCGGACCCTCTGCCCGATGCGGTGGCTGGTCTGGCCGATCGCCCCGATGCCCGCAATCTGGTGAACATCTACGCCGCTCTGGCGGATATTGATCCGCAAGTCGTGCTGGATGAGCACGCGGGCGCGTTGTTTGGCCACTTCAAGGTGGCTTTGGCGGATCTGGCGGTGGCAAAGCTGTCTCCGATCTCCGACGAGATGTCCCGGCTGATGGATGACCCCGCCGAGATCGACCGCATCCTTGGCCGTGGCGCCGAGCGGGCGCGGGAGATCACGGTGCCGATCCTAGAGAAGACCTACGACATCGTCGGGATGCTGCGCAGTTAA
- a CDS encoding VOC family protein, protein MTAIAPAGTRVGHIHLKVADLDRAIAFYEGVLGFPVTLRMGNSAAFLGAGGYHHHIGLNVWESRGAAPPPPGHSGLYHGAYLYPDRVALSDVIQRVAEAGIPFDGAADHGVSAAVYLRDPDGNGVELYVDHPRDEWPTDAEGNLTMVNAPLSIRDYVAETKEMLADGRLKRAG, encoded by the coding sequence ATGACTGCCATAGCCCCTGCCGGCACCCGCGTCGGCCATATTCACTTGAAGGTGGCGGATCTTGACCGCGCCATCGCGTTCTACGAGGGCGTCCTTGGGTTTCCGGTGACCTTGCGCATGGGCAACAGCGCCGCGTTTTTGGGCGCGGGCGGGTATCACCACCATATCGGGCTGAATGTGTGGGAAAGCCGGGGTGCCGCACCGCCACCTCCGGGGCATAGTGGGCTGTACCATGGCGCCTACCTCTACCCCGATCGCGTTGCCTTGTCCGATGTTATCCAACGGGTTGCGGAGGCCGGTATTCCCTTTGACGGGGCTGCCGACCACGGCGTGTCTGCGGCGGTCTATCTGCGCGACCCCGATGGCAACGGGGTGGAGCTTTACGTCGATCACCCAAGGGATGAATGGCCAACGGATGCAGAGGGCAATTTGACGATGGTAAACGCGCCCCTGTCGATCCGCGATTACGTGGCCGAAACCAAGGAAATGTTGGCCGATGGCAGGCTGAAACGGGCCGGCTAA
- a CDS encoding branched-chain amino acid aminotransferase, which produces MAIGTNIKTYFDGAWHDADVPVIRAGDHASWQATTVFDGARYVNGLAPDLLAHCERVVRSARALSLNPGLTGQEVFDIAWEGLSRYPKDVAVYVRPNFFGIDGGPYGIIPAETEAGFFMCLEEVPMAAPDAASRLATTQFHRPVLATAVLDAKAGCLYPNNARMLMEARAKRYDNALVTDALGNVAETATANIFMARDGEVFTPVPNGTFLNGITRQRHISNLRADGVTVHEAVLTFDDFRAADEVFMSGNLNKVTPVLEFDGTHYQHGSITKRARQLYWDWASSAA; this is translated from the coding sequence ATGGCCATTGGAACCAACATCAAAACTTACTTCGACGGCGCTTGGCACGATGCCGATGTGCCCGTCATTCGGGCCGGTGACCATGCCTCCTGGCAGGCCACGACGGTCTTTGACGGCGCCCGCTATGTAAACGGCCTGGCGCCCGATCTCTTGGCCCATTGTGAACGGGTCGTCCGCTCGGCCCGTGCGCTGTCCCTCAACCCCGGCCTGACGGGGCAAGAGGTTTTCGACATCGCTTGGGAAGGGCTCAGCCGCTACCCCAAGGACGTTGCGGTCTACGTGCGCCCGAACTTCTTTGGCATTGATGGCGGCCCCTACGGGATCATTCCAGCCGAGACAGAAGCCGGGTTCTTCATGTGCCTTGAAGAAGTTCCCATGGCGGCGCCCGATGCAGCCTCCCGGCTGGCGACAACGCAATTCCACCGCCCCGTGTTGGCCACCGCTGTTCTGGATGCCAAGGCCGGATGCCTATACCCCAACAATGCGCGGATGCTGATGGAGGCCCGCGCCAAACGCTATGACAATGCGCTGGTGACCGATGCCCTTGGCAACGTTGCCGAGACCGCCACGGCGAACATTTTCATGGCCCGCGACGGAGAGGTCTTTACCCCCGTGCCCAACGGTACCTTCCTCAATGGGATCACCCGCCAGCGCCACATCTCCAACCTGCGTGCCGATGGCGTGACCGTCCATGAAGCGGTGCTGACCTTTGATGATTTCCGCGCCGCCGATGAGGTGTTCATGTCCGGTAACCTCAACAAAGTGACACCGGTTCTTGAATTTGACGGGACCCATTATCAGCACGGCTCCATCACCAAGCGAGCCCGGCAACTGTACTGGGATTGGGCGAGTTCGGCCGCGTAA
- a CDS encoding universal stress protein — protein MRKFLVVLDDTRECLNAMRFAAMRAHNTGGGVEILSVIPPDEFNHWIGVGDIMRAEARERIEAHFNVFAKWMRDKQDIDPTLVIREGVPEEQILAHIEADKEIGVLVLGANSGKGGPGPLVTAMTKMAGNLPAPLTIVPVELSKEQLEAIT, from the coding sequence ATGCGTAAATTTCTCGTCGTCCTCGATGACACCCGTGAATGCCTGAACGCCATGCGATTTGCCGCCATGCGCGCCCATAATACCGGCGGCGGGGTGGAAATCCTGTCGGTGATCCCGCCCGATGAATTCAACCACTGGATCGGCGTTGGTGACATCATGCGCGCCGAGGCTCGCGAACGGATCGAGGCGCATTTCAACGTCTTCGCCAAGTGGATGCGCGACAAGCAAGACATTGATCCGACCCTGGTGATCCGCGAAGGCGTGCCGGAAGAGCAGATCCTTGCCCATATCGAGGCCGACAAGGAAATCGGCGTGCTGGTGCTGGGGGCGAACTCGGGCAAAGGCGGGCCGGGGCCGCTGGTGACGGCGATGACGAAGATGGCGGGCAACCTGCCCGCGCCGTTGACGATTGTACCGGTGGAGCTGAGCAAAGAGCAGTTGGAAGCGATTACCTGA
- a CDS encoding NifU family protein, giving the protein MFIQTESTPNPATLKFLPGQSVLEMGTADFPTSETSGKSPLASRIFAVEGVTGVFFGTDFVTVTKAEAVEWDHVKPAILGAIMEHYQSGDPVMKGDEQAAGGHAEHSGEDGEIVGQIKSLLDTRVRPAVAQDGGDITFHGFDRGVVYLHMQGACAGCPSSTLTLKMGIENLLRHYIPEVVEVRPVNT; this is encoded by the coding sequence ATGTTCATTCAAACCGAATCCACGCCGAACCCCGCGACCCTGAAATTCTTGCCCGGCCAGTCCGTGCTGGAAATGGGTACCGCTGATTTCCCGACTTCCGAGACCTCGGGGAAATCGCCTCTCGCATCGCGAATCTTTGCGGTTGAAGGCGTGACAGGCGTGTTCTTCGGCACCGACTTTGTGACGGTGACCAAGGCCGAAGCGGTGGAGTGGGACCATGTGAAGCCCGCCATCCTTGGCGCAATCATGGAGCATTACCAGTCGGGCGACCCCGTAATGAAGGGTGATGAGCAAGCCGCTGGCGGCCACGCCGAGCATTCCGGGGAAGACGGTGAAATCGTCGGCCAGATCAAAAGCCTGCTGGATACCCGCGTGCGCCCCGCCGTGGCCCAAGACGGCGGCGACATCACATTCCACGGCTTCGATCGCGGCGTGGTTTACCTGCATATGCAGGGTGCTTGTGCCGGATGCCCCTCGTCCACACTGACCCTGAAAATGGGGATCGAGAACCTGCTGCGCCACTACATTCCTGAAGTGGTGGAAGTGCGCCCCGTTAACACCTGA
- the tsaB gene encoding tRNA (adenosine(37)-N6)-threonylcarbamoyltransferase complex dimerization subunit type 1 TsaB: MAHPVILAFDTSGPWLGTALLRDGDVCAAHYVDMKKGQAEHLMPLIQQTLREAEVGLPELDAVGVGIGPGNFTGIRISVSAARGMALALGVPAIGVSLLDALAYGAPRPCLATINAPRDMAYVQSFGDSVARPATMIAKADMADWITPGITLIGQDSPELSQALGIPHAPAAFAPASAIAHIAAERLATPQPRPAPLYIKPADAAPSREQGPTIL, encoded by the coding sequence ATGGCGCATCCTGTTATTCTCGCTTTTGATACCTCTGGCCCGTGGCTCGGAACCGCGCTTTTGCGCGACGGGGACGTTTGTGCCGCTCATTACGTCGACATGAAGAAGGGTCAGGCCGAACATTTGATGCCCCTGATCCAGCAAACCTTGCGCGAGGCGGAGGTAGGCTTGCCTGAACTCGACGCCGTGGGTGTGGGCATCGGGCCGGGGAATTTCACCGGAATTCGCATCTCGGTCTCGGCGGCAAGGGGAATGGCACTGGCCCTTGGGGTGCCTGCGATTGGGGTGAGCCTTCTGGATGCACTGGCCTACGGCGCGCCCCGGCCCTGCCTTGCCACGATCAACGCGCCCCGCGACATGGCCTACGTGCAAAGCTTCGGAGACAGCGTGGCACGGCCTGCGACGATGATCGCGAAGGCGGACATGGCCGATTGGATCACACCGGGGATCACGCTGATCGGGCAGGACTCACCGGAACTCTCGCAGGCCCTTGGCATCCCCCATGCCCCCGCCGCCTTTGCGCCCGCCTCTGCCATTGCCCACATCGCAGCGGAACGGCTTGCGACGCCGCAACCTCGGCCCGCGCCGCTTTATATCAAGCCCGCCGACGCGGCCCCGTCGCGCGAACAGGGGCCGACGATCCTGTGA
- a CDS encoding GNAT family N-acetyltransferase, translating into MTPARMAALHAASFPRGWSEAELTQLLDKPTTLLACTEAGFAILQVIAPEAEVLTIVVDPALRGQGEGQRLLGQALLAASQRGVSQVFLEVDAHNAPALALYAAAGFDRTGRRKGYYAHPDGSRSDAVLMATTLPAGT; encoded by the coding sequence ATGACCCCGGCACGCATGGCAGCGCTTCACGCCGCAAGTTTCCCGCGCGGCTGGTCGGAAGCAGAGCTGACGCAACTTCTGGACAAACCCACGACGCTGCTGGCCTGTACCGAAGCGGGTTTCGCGATCCTGCAAGTGATTGCGCCGGAAGCGGAGGTGTTGACGATTGTGGTCGATCCGGCCCTGCGCGGGCAAGGCGAGGGCCAACGGCTCCTCGGGCAAGCCCTCCTCGCCGCATCACAACGGGGGGTATCGCAGGTCTTTCTAGAGGTTGATGCCCACAATGCCCCAGCCTTGGCGCTTTACGCCGCAGCGGGATTCGACCGCACAGGCCGACGCAAAGGCTACTACGCCCATCCCGATGGCAGCCGCAGCGATGCCGTGCTTATGGCCACTACCCTACCTGCAGGCACGTAG